Proteins from one Acidobacteriota bacterium genomic window:
- a CDS encoding VOC family protein: MERWSFRAKSITALFVALLLSISFAPARSRLSFAQSPSRPVTQFLVKAVDSIGFTVSDADRSVEFFSKVLSFEKVSDVEVTGDEYEHLQGVFGLRMRVVRMRLGDEFIELTEYLAPRGRPIPVDSRSNDRWFQHVAIIVSDMDRAYQWLRKNKVEHASTGPQRLPDWNKNAGGIKAFYFKDPDGHALEILQFPEGKGDEKWHQLAKQDAGKLFLGIDHTAIAIGDTDTSLKFYRDTLGMRVAGESENYGIEQERLNNVFGAHLRITGLRAASGPGIEFLEYLAPRDGRLTPGDKKSNDLIHWQTKLVTNDIESAAVKLRENRFNFISSGIVQFAEPVLGLKRSFLVRDPDAHAVQLLER, from the coding sequence ATGGAACGATGGAGTTTTAGGGCGAAGAGCATCACGGCATTGTTTGTCGCGTTGTTGCTCTCGATCAGTTTTGCTCCCGCACGATCAAGGCTGAGCTTCGCCCAGTCGCCCAGTCGCCCCGTCACCCAGTTTTTGGTAAAGGCTGTTGACTCTATTGGCTTCACCGTCAGCGATGCGGATCGTTCGGTAGAATTTTTCTCGAAGGTATTATCGTTTGAAAAAGTTTCGGATGTGGAAGTTACTGGCGACGAATACGAACATCTGCAAGGCGTGTTCGGTTTGCGCATGCGCGTGGTGCGCATGCGGTTGGGCGATGAGTTTATCGAACTGACCGAATATCTGGCTCCGCGCGGACGTCCGATTCCGGTGGATTCGCGCAGCAACGACCGCTGGTTTCAGCATGTTGCTATCATCGTCAGCGATATGGACCGCGCGTATCAGTGGTTGCGAAAGAACAAAGTCGAACACGCTTCAACCGGCCCACAACGACTACCCGACTGGAACAAAAACGCCGGAGGCATCAAGGCGTTTTATTTCAAAGATCCTGACGGTCACGCACTGGAAATCCTGCAATTCCCCGAAGGCAAGGGAGATGAGAAGTGGCATCAATTGGCAAAACAGGACGCAGGCAAATTGTTTTTAGGTATTGATCACACGGCAATAGCCATCGGCGACACTGACACGAGTTTGAAGTTTTACCGCGACACATTGGGAATGCGCGTTGCCGGCGAAAGCGAAAATTACGGGATTGAGCAGGAACGGCTGAATAACGTTTTCGGCGCGCATTTGAGAATTACAGGGCTCCGAGCGGCTTCCGGACCGGGCATTGAATTTCTGGAATATCTGGCTCCGCGAGATGGAAGGCTGACGCCCGGCGACAAAAAGTCCAACGACTTGATTCACTGGCAAACCAAACTTGTGACGAACGACATTGAATCCGCAGCAGTCAAATTACGCGAAAACCGGTTCAATTTCATTTCATCCGGCATCGTCCAGTTTGCGGAACCGGTGCTGGGGCTAAAACGAAGCTTTTTGGTGCGCGACCCGGATGCTCACGCAGTTCAACTGCTGGAACGGTAA
- a CDS encoding energy transducer TonB codes for MKLISNLFLTLGLAIIACSLPARAQQPIGNKSLPQNDQQSSPEKSDAPAADLVAQGKSLYRTAKFKLALAKFEAALGQEPDNDEALGLAAETAFRLDSQGAARDYFLKRAGLPGQKDSVKAYSYHRAAMTCWREAHDLVAKYVDLKNGKPVPSLPESTQRDVSDVIAKGLEYASRALSIRSDFADAYNIRNLLNSEAALAADTDSSAKNHWQKALDDVRMALSMSKPMADSKAAESADFNYPTIRISEFSKTAEEQNQQTDEMMKILEGGKPLKRVQANFRSTFPSKSNDPDDSAFSGKVKVEVLISTEGKVIFTHIIDGRSDLNSAAILAARGWTFEPAMLDGQPVQISSVISFETKLARAQTPSSLPSKKP; via the coding sequence ATGAAACTGATAAGCAATCTATTCCTAACCCTTGGTTTGGCGATTATTGCCTGCTCACTTCCTGCCAGAGCGCAACAGCCAATCGGCAATAAATCGTTGCCACAAAATGACCAGCAATCATCACCGGAAAAATCGGATGCTCCGGCGGCTGATTTGGTCGCGCAAGGCAAATCGCTCTATCGAACTGCGAAATTCAAGCTTGCGCTGGCCAAATTTGAAGCTGCGCTGGGACAGGAACCGGACAACGACGAAGCGTTGGGGCTGGCGGCGGAAACGGCTTTTCGTTTGGATAGCCAGGGAGCAGCGCGAGATTATTTTTTGAAACGCGCGGGGCTGCCGGGACAAAAAGATTCTGTGAAGGCGTACAGCTATCATCGTGCCGCCATGACTTGTTGGCGAGAAGCGCATGACTTGGTTGCAAAGTATGTTGATCTCAAAAACGGCAAACCGGTTCCGAGCCTGCCGGAAAGTACTCAAAGAGACGTATCGGATGTGATCGCCAAAGGGCTTGAATATGCCTCGCGAGCGTTGAGCATCAGATCTGATTTTGCCGATGCTTACAACATCCGAAACCTGCTGAATTCCGAAGCGGCGCTGGCAGCCGACACTGACAGCAGCGCCAAAAATCATTGGCAAAAAGCGCTGGATGATGTGCGGATGGCCCTTTCCATGTCCAAACCAATGGCAGATAGCAAAGCGGCCGAATCTGCAGATTTCAATTATCCGACCATACGTATTTCTGAGTTTTCCAAAACAGCGGAGGAGCAGAATCAACAAACGGATGAGATGATGAAAATCCTGGAAGGCGGAAAGCCGCTCAAACGCGTCCAAGCCAATTTTCGCTCCACTTTCCCATCGAAATCGAATGACCCTGATGATTCTGCCTTCTCCGGCAAAGTCAAAGTTGAAGTCCTGATATCCACTGAAGGCAAAGTGATTTTTACGCACATCATTGATGGACGGTCGGATTTGAACAGCGCAGCAATTCTGGCGGCGCGTGGTTGGACATTTGAACCCGCGATGTTGGACGGCCAGCCAGTTCAAATTAGCAGCGTGATTAGTTTCGAAACGAAACTCGCGCGTGCTCAAACGCCATCAAGCTTGCCTTCCAAAAAGCCGTGA